A part of Gemmatimonas groenlandica genomic DNA contains:
- a CDS encoding efflux RND transporter permease subunit — protein sequence MKALIHFALHRRGLVIGVTLGLMAAGLYALQHIAFDAFPDLTGTRVEVITVAPGMAPEEVERLVTYPIESSLMGVPDAEGVRSVSKFGLSLVTVPFPDNVDVYFARQLVQQRLNDAKAALPAGVESALGPVSTPMGELYQYVLTSDSLSLTELKTLHDYTVRPRLRTVPGVSEVNSWGGLTERVEVIVDPVKLAARRLTIADVHDALARNTLAFGGSYLEQGGERYTLRGLGRVENTNDVLRVQVGAYLGAPVRVSDIGTVVVGALPRNGAVTHDGKEEVVSGMVLKLKGADSRDVIKLVRERMAEIQKALPPSVKVTPFYDQTELVGRTTTTIVKNLVEGGLLVIAVLFLFLRNVRAALIVASVIPISMLIAFIGMGLFGYSANLMSLGALDFGLIVDASIVMIESFIRRIESHRDTHRLGLFERAAVEVGRPILFGIAIIVAVYIPIFTLDGMEGRMFKPMAFTVVCAVLGSLFLALTYVPAVASWALRDGEATQAPWLTKLTARYRRVLASVMKRPQPLLITAVILVVIAVGSLSKIGTEFMPKLDEGSILITTRRLPSVGMQDATKLSMAAERIVKQFPEVVTVVTKEGRPDLATEAMGLFEGDMYVILKPRVEWTTAKDPEALVAALDSALRVVPGLWVSFTQPLAMRLDEAESGIKTDLGIKVVGPDLGQNETIAERLRAIVASVPGSADVAVEIADGSGQVRMEIKREALAQYGLSVADVRDAIELAMGSQVAAELIDGFRRVAIVVRLPEASRADAASLSRLTIRAPGGELVPLSAVANVQTTTGPEMIGHEDAQRRSLVLSNVRGRDLGSFVQEVRARIARDAVLPAGVFLEWGGQYENQQRATSRLMLVVPGALFLIFGLLYLSFRSISQALLVLANVPFALVGGIAALWVRQLNLNLSASIGFIALFGIAVLNGVVMVEHLNHLRHAPDEQTLNVLDRILLGAADRLRPVLMTALVASLGFVPMALSTSPGSEVQRPLASVVIGGLITSTVLTLFVLPVLYGWLEDRREARLARRTATRQAHSSAVPVTG from the coding sequence GTGAAAGCCCTGATTCATTTCGCGCTGCACCGGCGCGGCCTTGTCATCGGTGTGACACTCGGTTTGATGGCGGCCGGGCTGTACGCCCTGCAGCACATCGCGTTCGATGCATTCCCCGATCTCACCGGCACGCGCGTGGAAGTCATCACGGTCGCTCCCGGAATGGCGCCCGAAGAAGTGGAACGGCTCGTCACCTATCCGATCGAGTCGTCGCTCATGGGCGTTCCCGATGCGGAAGGCGTTCGCTCCGTATCCAAGTTCGGACTGTCGCTGGTTACGGTGCCGTTTCCCGACAACGTCGACGTGTACTTCGCGCGGCAGTTGGTGCAACAGCGGCTCAATGATGCCAAGGCCGCACTACCAGCCGGTGTCGAATCCGCACTCGGTCCCGTGTCGACGCCGATGGGCGAGCTGTATCAGTACGTACTCACCAGTGACTCTTTGTCGCTGACCGAACTGAAAACGCTCCACGACTACACGGTACGACCGCGGTTGCGCACGGTGCCGGGTGTGTCGGAGGTGAACTCGTGGGGCGGCCTCACCGAGCGCGTGGAAGTGATCGTCGATCCCGTGAAGCTGGCGGCCCGCCGCTTGACCATCGCCGACGTGCACGATGCGCTGGCCCGGAACACGCTGGCGTTCGGTGGCAGCTACCTCGAGCAGGGTGGTGAGCGCTACACGCTACGTGGCCTCGGCCGCGTGGAGAACACGAACGACGTGCTGCGCGTGCAGGTCGGCGCCTATCTCGGCGCCCCCGTGAGGGTGAGCGATATCGGCACCGTGGTCGTCGGAGCCCTGCCACGAAACGGCGCGGTCACGCACGACGGTAAGGAAGAGGTCGTGAGCGGTATGGTGCTCAAGCTCAAGGGTGCCGATTCGCGTGATGTCATCAAGCTCGTGCGCGAGCGGATGGCCGAGATTCAGAAGGCGTTGCCGCCCAGCGTGAAGGTCACGCCGTTCTATGATCAGACGGAGCTTGTTGGCCGTACGACGACCACGATCGTGAAGAACCTGGTGGAAGGCGGACTGCTCGTCATCGCCGTGCTCTTCCTGTTCCTGCGCAACGTGCGCGCGGCGCTGATCGTGGCCTCGGTGATCCCGATCTCGATGCTGATCGCCTTCATCGGTATGGGCCTGTTCGGCTACTCGGCCAACCTGATGAGCCTTGGTGCATTGGACTTCGGACTCATCGTGGATGCGTCGATCGTGATGATCGAGAGTTTCATCCGACGCATTGAGTCGCATCGCGACACGCACCGGCTGGGACTGTTCGAGCGTGCCGCGGTAGAGGTGGGACGACCCATTCTGTTCGGCATCGCGATCATCGTGGCCGTGTACATCCCGATCTTCACGCTCGACGGCATGGAAGGCCGCATGTTCAAGCCGATGGCGTTCACGGTGGTGTGTGCGGTACTCGGTTCGCTGTTCCTGGCCCTCACGTATGTGCCGGCCGTGGCGTCGTGGGCGCTGCGCGACGGCGAGGCCACGCAGGCGCCGTGGCTCACGAAGCTCACGGCGCGCTATCGTCGCGTGTTGGCCAGCGTGATGAAGCGCCCGCAGCCGTTGCTGATCACCGCTGTCATTCTGGTGGTCATCGCCGTGGGCTCGTTGTCGAAGATCGGCACCGAGTTCATGCCGAAGCTGGATGAGGGATCGATCCTCATTACCACCCGCCGTCTGCCCAGCGTGGGAATGCAGGATGCCACGAAGCTCTCGATGGCGGCCGAGCGCATCGTGAAGCAGTTCCCGGAAGTCGTCACCGTGGTGACGAAGGAGGGGCGGCCCGACCTCGCCACTGAGGCGATGGGACTATTCGAAGGCGACATGTACGTGATTCTCAAGCCGCGCGTCGAGTGGACGACGGCGAAGGATCCCGAAGCATTGGTCGCGGCGCTCGATTCCGCGCTGCGCGTGGTGCCGGGCTTGTGGGTGTCGTTCACCCAACCGCTCGCCATGCGACTCGACGAAGCGGAAAGCGGCATCAAGACTGACCTCGGCATCAAAGTGGTGGGACCCGATCTCGGTCAGAACGAAACGATCGCTGAGCGTCTCCGCGCGATTGTGGCCTCGGTGCCGGGCAGTGCCGACGTGGCTGTCGAGATCGCCGATGGCAGTGGACAGGTACGCATGGAGATCAAGCGTGAAGCGCTGGCGCAGTACGGTCTATCCGTGGCAGATGTGCGGGATGCCATCGAGCTGGCCATGGGCTCGCAGGTCGCCGCCGAGTTGATCGATGGGTTCCGACGCGTGGCCATCGTGGTTCGTCTGCCGGAAGCGTCGCGCGCCGATGCCGCGTCGCTGTCGCGGCTCACGATCCGCGCGCCGGGTGGTGAACTCGTGCCACTGTCGGCGGTTGCCAACGTGCAGACGACCACCGGACCGGAGATGATCGGCCATGAAGATGCGCAGCGTCGGTCGCTGGTGCTCAGCAATGTGCGCGGCCGCGACCTCGGCAGCTTCGTGCAGGAAGTACGGGCGCGGATTGCGCGCGACGCCGTGCTGCCGGCCGGTGTGTTTCTGGAGTGGGGCGGCCAGTACGAGAATCAGCAGCGAGCGACGTCGCGGCTCATGCTGGTGGTGCCTGGCGCGCTGTTTCTGATTTTCGGTCTACTCTACCTGTCATTTCGCTCTATTTCGCAGGCACTGCTCGTGTTGGCCAACGTGCCCTTCGCCTTAGTCGGCGGTATTGCCGCACTGTGGGTGCGCCAGCTCAATCTCAATTTGTCGGCCAGCATCGGCTTCATTGCGCTGTTCGGCATCGCGGTACTAAACGGCGTGGTCATGGTGGAGCATCTCAATCATCTGCGTCACGCTCCTGACGAGCAGACGTTGAACGTGCTCGATCGCATTCTACTGGGCGCGGCCGACCGGCTGCGGCCGGTGTTGATGACGGCGCTGGTGGCGAGCCTCGGCTTCGTCCCGATGGCGCTCAGTACGAGCCCAGGCAGCGAAGTGCAGAGGCCATTGGCGAGCGTGGTGATCGGTGGCCTGATCACCAGCACGGTGCTCACCCTGTTCGTACTGCCCGTCCTGTACGGCTGGCTCGAAGACCGACGGGAGGCGCGCCTGGCGCGTCGAACGGCGACACGCCAGGCACACTCCTCAGCGGTGCCCGTTACTGGTTGA
- a CDS encoding aminotransferase class V-fold PLP-dependent enzyme: protein MTTSPDTLLRFRDAFPILGTSTYLVSNSLGAMPAAVTDHLADYARQWQTRGVRAWAEGWWELPVKMGNEIAPLIGAAPGTVVMVPTVTQAMSAILSAIDFPPERNEVVMTALDFPSVRYAYDALAPRLGARVTVVPSDDGIAIDLDRILAAITERTRLVAISHVLFRSAYIMDAAAICAKAKSVGALIALDAYHSVGVIPVDVQALGADFLCGGVLKWLCGGPGGCFLYASPGASEQLAPALTGWQAHRAPFAFAEQMDYAQGAWRWLGGTPVVPALFAGLEGPRIIAEAGLEAIRAKSTRQTSRLIEMADARGWRVHAPREAERRGGTVAFDVPHAAEVAKTLLARDVVIDYRPGAGIRVAPHFYTTDGELEACVAAMDDILATGAWTAFAGVHSTVT, encoded by the coding sequence GTGACTACCTCTCCTGACACCTTGCTGCGATTCCGCGACGCCTTCCCGATCCTCGGGACATCCACGTATCTGGTCTCGAACTCGCTCGGGGCGATGCCGGCGGCGGTGACCGATCATCTCGCCGACTATGCGCGGCAGTGGCAAACGCGTGGGGTGCGCGCGTGGGCGGAAGGGTGGTGGGAGTTGCCGGTGAAGATGGGCAACGAGATCGCGCCGCTCATCGGCGCCGCCCCTGGAACCGTGGTGATGGTGCCCACGGTGACGCAGGCAATGAGCGCGATTTTGTCGGCCATCGACTTCCCGCCCGAGCGCAACGAAGTCGTGATGACGGCCCTCGACTTCCCGTCGGTGCGCTATGCCTACGATGCACTCGCGCCGCGACTCGGCGCTCGCGTAACGGTGGTGCCCAGCGATGACGGCATCGCTATCGATCTCGACCGGATCCTCGCCGCGATCACCGAGCGCACGCGACTCGTGGCGATCTCGCATGTGCTCTTCCGCTCGGCGTACATCATGGACGCCGCGGCGATCTGCGCGAAGGCGAAATCAGTGGGCGCGCTCATCGCGCTCGACGCGTATCACAGCGTGGGCGTCATCCCGGTGGATGTGCAGGCACTTGGTGCCGACTTCCTGTGCGGTGGCGTGTTGAAGTGGTTGTGTGGTGGCCCGGGCGGATGCTTCCTGTACGCGTCGCCCGGGGCGAGCGAGCAGTTGGCTCCGGCGCTGACTGGCTGGCAGGCGCATCGCGCGCCCTTCGCGTTTGCCGAGCAGATGGACTACGCGCAGGGGGCGTGGCGATGGCTCGGCGGCACGCCGGTGGTGCCGGCACTGTTCGCGGGCCTCGAGGGGCCGCGCATCATCGCTGAAGCGGGACTGGAGGCCATTCGCGCCAAGAGCACGCGGCAGACGTCGCGTTTGATCGAGATGGCGGACGCGCGTGGCTGGCGGGTGCATGCTCCGCGGGAGGCGGAGCGACGCGGTGGTACCGTGGCGTTCGACGTACCGCACGCCGCCGAAGTCGCCAAAACGCTGCTCGCCCGCGATGTCGTGATCGACTACCGCCCCGGGGCTGGCATTCGGGTGGCCCCCCATTTCTACACGACCGACGGAGAGCTCGAGGCCTGTGTGGCGGCGATGGATGACATCCTCGCGACCGGTGCGTGGACGGCGTTCGCCGGGGTGCACAGCACGGTGACCTGA
- a CDS encoding pseudouridine-5'-phosphate glycosidase: protein MHESRVRTRSTVVIEAAFARGGAVVALESSVLAQGLLPPHNRDAAERMLAAVEAVGATPAITSIVKGVPSFGLEPADLERFLARDGVRKVSSRDLGIAIAQHADGATTVAGTLAMCTLAGIEVFATGGIGGVHRDAPFDESADLVALSHTPVIVVCAGAKSILDLPATMERLETLGVPVVGYRTHELPGFFSMNTGLALTASLDTPEQIATAWLAHRAVGGRSAMLVVQPPPAESALPAELVDDATASALAAARAAGVRGAAVTPFLLADIQQRTQGKSVVANLALLESNARLAGRIAVALTAARFESAPL, encoded by the coding sequence GTGCATGAGAGCCGAGTGCGCACGCGCAGCACCGTAGTCATCGAAGCCGCCTTTGCCCGCGGGGGCGCTGTCGTCGCCCTCGAGAGCTCGGTGCTCGCGCAGGGACTGTTGCCGCCGCACAATCGCGACGCCGCCGAGCGTATGCTGGCCGCGGTCGAGGCAGTTGGAGCGACCCCGGCGATCACCTCCATCGTGAAGGGCGTGCCGTCGTTCGGACTCGAGCCGGCCGATCTGGAGCGCTTCCTGGCCCGCGATGGCGTGCGCAAGGTGTCGTCGCGCGACCTGGGCATCGCGATCGCGCAGCATGCCGACGGTGCCACCACGGTGGCGGGAACGCTCGCCATGTGTACGCTGGCCGGCATCGAAGTCTTCGCCACCGGCGGCATCGGCGGTGTTCACCGCGATGCTCCGTTCGACGAGTCGGCCGATCTGGTCGCCCTTTCGCACACCCCGGTGATCGTGGTGTGCGCCGGTGCCAAATCGATTCTGGACCTGCCGGCCACGATGGAGCGGCTTGAAACGCTAGGCGTGCCGGTGGTCGGCTATCGCACGCACGAGCTGCCCGGCTTTTTCTCCATGAACACCGGGCTCGCCCTCACGGCGTCCCTTGATACGCCCGAGCAGATCGCTACCGCCTGGCTGGCCCATCGCGCGGTTGGCGGTCGTAGTGCCATGCTGGTCGTGCAGCCCCCCCCGGCCGAGAGCGCCCTGCCGGCGGAGCTGGTGGACGATGCCACCGCGTCGGCGCTGGCTGCGGCGAGAGCGGCCGGGGTGCGTGGCGCGGCCGTCACGCCGTTCCTTCTCGCCGATATTCAGCAGCGCACGCAGGGAAAGTCGGTCGTCGCTAATCTGGCGTTGCTCGAAAGCAACGCCAGATTGGCCGGGCGAATCGCGGTGGCGCTGACCGCCGCCCGTTTCGAATCGGCTCCGTTATGA
- a CDS encoding tetratricopeptide repeat protein yields MPTPFLSSEEYDERAHALYNEGKYDEALALLREAVALYPNAVELHVGFGYARLAREEYAWARRSFEEALVLDPDHEDALAGLGEVLLKFGQVDAGLRAFERTVTLGYDDDVDLMLQIGRALFREGFVDTALTYFDRAVAHADDSAEAAACVGYAQHRMGRDAEAIESLTRALDLDPQLVEARVYLANLMYDAGDLDQALVEFEKTKPEDHWDELGIWRLVELKKSVYKLEDTDGELKPWEARLIELADEADDIDDLLEEVEQSMMEQDAEGTPEAQGQLEALGSLLTGLVNQHQGEQAEPASTDVLAAETSHRVIMRDGSVFEGTWEEIVRALRDARDAGRPLNEYMAAEARRFYGATGKQVASDAPEAFLRGGADAGMLRIDP; encoded by the coding sequence ATGCCCACCCCGTTCCTGAGTTCCGAGGAATACGACGAGCGCGCTCACGCCCTCTACAACGAGGGCAAGTACGACGAGGCGCTCGCCCTGCTGCGCGAAGCCGTGGCGCTGTATCCGAATGCCGTCGAGCTCCACGTCGGTTTCGGCTACGCGCGACTGGCCCGGGAGGAGTACGCCTGGGCTCGACGCAGCTTCGAGGAAGCGTTGGTGCTCGATCCCGACCATGAGGACGCCCTCGCCGGCCTCGGCGAAGTCTTACTCAAGTTCGGTCAGGTCGACGCCGGATTGCGCGCCTTCGAAAGGACCGTCACGCTCGGCTACGATGATGATGTCGATCTCATGCTCCAGATCGGCCGCGCGCTCTTTCGCGAAGGGTTCGTGGATACGGCACTCACGTATTTCGACCGCGCCGTAGCCCACGCCGACGACTCGGCGGAGGCCGCTGCGTGCGTAGGGTACGCGCAGCATCGCATGGGACGCGACGCCGAGGCGATCGAGTCGCTCACGCGCGCACTCGATCTCGATCCGCAGCTGGTCGAGGCACGGGTGTACCTCGCCAATCTCATGTACGATGCCGGCGATCTCGATCAGGCCCTCGTCGAGTTCGAGAAAACCAAGCCCGAAGACCACTGGGACGAACTCGGCATCTGGCGACTGGTGGAACTCAAGAAATCGGTCTACAAGCTCGAGGACACCGACGGCGAGTTGAAGCCGTGGGAAGCCCGTCTCATCGAGCTGGCCGACGAGGCTGACGACATTGACGATCTGCTCGAAGAAGTGGAGCAGTCGATGATGGAGCAGGACGCCGAGGGAACGCCCGAGGCGCAGGGACAGCTCGAGGCACTGGGCAGCCTGCTCACCGGACTGGTGAACCAACACCAGGGTGAGCAGGCCGAGCCGGCTTCCACCGACGTGCTCGCGGCGGAGACCTCCCACCGCGTGATCATGCGTGACGGGAGCGTGTTCGAGGGCACCTGGGAGGAGATCGTGCGGGCGCTACGTGACGCGCGTGACGCCGGTCGCCCCCTCAACGAATACATGGCCGCCGAAGCGCGCCGCTTTTATGGCGCCACCGGCAAGCAGGTCGCGTCCGACGCGCCCGAGGCCTTTCTCCGTGGCGGTGCCGACGCCGGGATGCTCCGGATCGACCCTTAG
- a CDS encoding M16 family metallopeptidase yields the protein MTSRIQRPSDALALHHETVREILPNGLTLLVRRDPSAPVVAIVTHVKVGYFDEADDVVGIAHVLEHMFFKGTPTRGVGQIARETKANGGYLNAHTIYDHTTYYTVLPSSSFVQGLEIQFDAYARSIIDAEELARELEVIIEETKRKRDTASAMAIETLYATLFDKHRIRRWRMGDEPELRALTREQLMSFYKRWYRPDNTVLSIVGDVDIDEVRREVASRHGQLDNSTPPRDRGPIEVTPPGFRLREWSGDIAQQHVAFGWRTPSLEHIDTPALDLAGLALGSGRASRFYRAIRERQLASAVSAWDYTAGDIGVFVAHTESPAEHAREATRYLWRELQAARTVGFRRSEVARAQSIIEARWLRRLESMDGQATYLASWEAEGGLDLASRYYDALLSLSPRDLQDALAAHLDPEQLAVISYRPNGAAPLAEHEAALRDMLRAEEGQGSSVLVDPGVLTPMSSDVIDASAVHVGLRAERVERDVHVYRTAQGVPVLVLPRPGSPLVNVGVFQRGGSCVEPTSHEGLSRITAQAMLKGTERRSGARIAELAEELGSSIGVSAALESIGWTMSVPVRHFPAATELLGDVLQHPVFPDEGVSTERALALAEVTRARDDMSRWPMRLAAIAAYGAHPYARSVIGTEASLALVETDSVRGFHADHIARGASVIAVVGDVTPDDVAGVIDRAFPQMRWQEEVAPPRVQWPHEGHVLREERAKKQTALAMLFPGPSRYHDDRFAARVLSAVASGLGGRFFEQLRDKQSLAYTVSAFPIERRAGGVFAAYIATSPSREQEARDGLLGEFAKLCDAAPTDDEMERARRYLIGTHAIAQQSGGSVLGDLVDAWLFGEGLHERHEVVDRLAAVQGADVLRMARASFDPSRVAEGVVRGSLG from the coding sequence ATGACCTCACGTATTCAGCGGCCGAGCGATGCGCTCGCGCTGCACCATGAGACCGTTCGCGAAATCCTTCCCAATGGCCTGACGTTGCTCGTACGTCGCGATCCGTCGGCTCCGGTGGTCGCGATCGTCACGCATGTGAAAGTCGGCTACTTCGATGAAGCCGACGATGTCGTCGGCATCGCGCACGTGCTCGAGCACATGTTCTTCAAAGGCACGCCGACGCGTGGTGTCGGCCAGATCGCCCGCGAAACGAAGGCGAACGGTGGCTATCTCAACGCGCACACGATCTACGACCACACCACCTATTACACGGTACTGCCGTCGTCGTCGTTCGTGCAGGGGCTCGAGATTCAGTTCGACGCGTACGCCCGCTCCATTATCGACGCCGAGGAGCTGGCGCGCGAACTGGAAGTGATCATCGAGGAGACCAAGCGCAAGCGGGACACCGCGTCGGCGATGGCGATCGAGACGCTGTACGCGACGCTCTTCGACAAACATCGCATCCGACGCTGGCGCATGGGTGACGAACCGGAGCTGCGGGCGCTCACGCGCGAGCAGCTCATGTCGTTCTACAAGCGCTGGTATCGTCCGGATAACACGGTGCTGTCGATCGTCGGCGATGTCGATATCGATGAGGTGCGGCGCGAGGTCGCTTCGCGGCATGGACAGCTCGACAACAGCACGCCGCCGCGCGACCGCGGTCCCATCGAAGTGACGCCGCCGGGGTTCCGCTTGCGCGAGTGGAGCGGCGACATCGCGCAACAGCACGTCGCGTTCGGTTGGCGTACGCCGTCGCTGGAGCACATCGACACGCCGGCGCTCGATCTGGCCGGCCTCGCGCTCGGTTCCGGACGCGCCTCGCGTTTCTATCGCGCCATCCGTGAGCGTCAGCTGGCCTCGGCCGTCTCAGCATGGGACTACACCGCCGGAGACATCGGCGTGTTCGTGGCGCACACCGAATCGCCGGCGGAGCATGCGCGCGAAGCCACGCGCTATTTGTGGCGCGAGCTGCAGGCCGCACGCACAGTCGGCTTTCGCCGCAGCGAAGTGGCCCGTGCCCAGAGCATCATCGAGGCGCGTTGGCTGCGTCGGCTCGAGAGTATGGACGGACAGGCCACGTATCTCGCGTCGTGGGAAGCGGAGGGCGGACTCGATCTCGCCAGCCGCTACTACGATGCCCTGTTGTCGCTGTCGCCGCGGGATTTGCAGGACGCCTTGGCGGCGCACCTCGACCCCGAGCAGCTGGCGGTGATTTCATATCGCCCGAATGGCGCCGCGCCGTTGGCGGAACATGAAGCGGCGCTGCGCGACATGCTGCGCGCCGAGGAAGGGCAGGGCAGCAGTGTGCTGGTCGACCCCGGCGTGCTCACGCCGATGTCGAGTGACGTGATTGATGCATCGGCCGTGCACGTTGGTCTTCGGGCCGAGCGGGTGGAGCGCGACGTGCACGTGTATCGCACCGCGCAGGGGGTGCCGGTACTGGTGCTGCCTCGACCGGGATCGCCGCTGGTGAATGTGGGCGTGTTTCAGCGTGGCGGGTCGTGCGTGGAGCCGACGTCGCATGAAGGGCTCTCTCGCATCACCGCGCAGGCTATGCTCAAGGGCACCGAGCGGCGCAGTGGCGCGCGGATCGCCGAGTTGGCCGAAGAGCTGGGAAGCAGTATCGGCGTCAGTGCGGCGCTCGAGAGCATTGGCTGGACGATGTCGGTGCCGGTGCGGCACTTCCCGGCAGCCACCGAGCTACTGGGTGATGTATTACAGCATCCGGTGTTCCCCGACGAAGGCGTGAGCACCGAACGGGCGCTTGCGCTGGCCGAAGTCACGCGTGCCCGCGACGATATGTCACGCTGGCCCATGCGCCTCGCGGCGATCGCGGCCTACGGTGCGCATCCGTACGCCCGATCGGTGATCGGCACCGAGGCGTCGCTGGCGCTGGTCGAAACGGACAGCGTGCGCGGCTTTCACGCCGATCACATCGCGCGTGGCGCGTCGGTGATTGCCGTCGTGGGCGACGTCACCCCCGACGACGTGGCTGGCGTGATCGATCGCGCCTTTCCGCAAATGCGATGGCAGGAGGAAGTCGCTCCACCCCGAGTGCAGTGGCCGCACGAGGGGCATGTGTTGCGGGAGGAGCGCGCCAAGAAGCAGACGGCACTGGCGATGCTGTTTCCGGGACCGTCGCGGTACCACGACGATCGCTTCGCGGCGCGGGTGTTGTCGGCGGTGGCAAGCGGACTTGGTGGCCGTTTCTTCGAGCAGCTTCGCGACAAGCAATCGCTAGCGTACACCGTGAGCGCGTTCCCCATCGAGCGCCGGGCGGGAGGTGTCTTTGCGGCGTACATCGCCACGTCGCCGTCGCGCGAGCAGGAGGCGCGCGATGGATTACTCGGCGAATTCGCCAAGCTGTGCGACGCCGCGCCGACCGACGACGAAATGGAGCGGGCGCGCCGCTATCTCATCGGCACGCACGCCATCGCGCAGCAGTCGGGTGGTAGTGTCCTCGGCGACCTGGTGGACGCGTGGCTGTTCGGTGAAGGACTGCACGAGCGCCATGAAGTGGTGGATCGTCTGGCCGCGGTGCAGGGCGCTGATGTGCTGCGCATGGCGCGGGCGTCGTTCGATCCATCGCGTGTGGCGGAAGGTGTCGTGCGCGGCTCGCTCGGTTAG